A genomic stretch from Hymenobacter psoromatis includes:
- a CDS encoding amino acid transporter has product MLKKSLELLRQEAAESGAGTLKRTLNGLSLTALGIGVIIGAGLFSLTGLAAANHAGPAVTLSFVVAAVGCAFSALCYAEFAALVPVAGSAYTYSYATMGELFAWIIGWDLVLEYSVGAATVAISWSQYLLKFLEKYGLHLPARFVMSPFESATLHDGSVVHGYANVPAMLVVLAITAVIIRGTSGSAWFNALVVALKVAVVLVFIALGWKYIDPANYHPFIPENTGKFGEFGWSGVLRGAGVIFFVFIGFDIVATMAQETKNPQRNMPIGILGSLVVCTILFVLFGYVLTGLANYTEFKNSAAPVAIAIEKTPYAWLSGAIILAILIGYTSVILVDLLGQSRVFFSMSKDGLLPPAFSRIHPKFRTPVQSNLLLGAFIAVFAGFVPITIVGEMVSIGTLLAFVMVCLGIIILRKTDPDAPRSFRTPWVPLVPILGIMTCLIMMASLPWETWLRLAVWLAIGLAIYYGYGKKHSKLRQAAERKILE; this is encoded by the coding sequence ATGCTGAAAAAATCATTGGAGCTGCTGCGGCAGGAAGCAGCCGAATCGGGCGCGGGTACCCTCAAGCGCACGCTCAACGGTTTGAGCCTCACTGCCCTGGGGATTGGAGTTATTATTGGTGCGGGGCTGTTTTCGCTCACCGGCCTGGCGGCGGCCAACCACGCGGGGCCAGCCGTGACGCTCTCCTTCGTGGTAGCGGCCGTGGGCTGCGCGTTCTCGGCCCTGTGCTACGCCGAGTTTGCGGCGCTGGTGCCGGTGGCGGGCTCGGCCTACACCTATTCTTACGCCACGATGGGCGAATTATTTGCCTGGATAATCGGCTGGGACCTCGTGCTCGAATACTCGGTGGGCGCCGCCACAGTGGCCATCAGCTGGTCGCAGTACCTCCTGAAATTCCTGGAAAAATACGGCCTGCACCTGCCCGCCCGCTTCGTGATGTCGCCCTTCGAGTCGGCCACCCTGCACGATGGCTCGGTGGTGCACGGCTACGCCAACGTGCCGGCCATGCTAGTGGTGCTGGCCATCACGGCGGTTATCATTCGGGGCACCTCGGGCTCAGCGTGGTTTAATGCGCTGGTGGTGGCCCTGAAAGTGGCGGTAGTTTTAGTATTTATTGCCCTGGGCTGGAAATATATTGACCCGGCCAATTATCACCCATTTATTCCAGAAAATACCGGCAAGTTTGGCGAGTTTGGCTGGAGCGGTGTTTTGCGCGGCGCGGGGGTTATCTTCTTCGTCTTTATTGGCTTCGATATCGTGGCCACGATGGCGCAGGAAACCAAAAATCCGCAGCGTAATATGCCAATTGGTATTCTGGGTTCGCTGGTGGTTTGCACCATTTTATTCGTGCTTTTCGGCTACGTGCTCACCGGCCTGGCCAACTATACCGAGTTTAAAAACAGCGCCGCGCCGGTGGCCATTGCCATCGAAAAAACGCCCTACGCCTGGCTCAGCGGGGCTATTATTCTGGCCATTCTCATCGGCTATACGTCGGTAATATTGGTTGATTTATTGGGACAGTCGCGGGTATTTTTCTCCATGTCGAAAGACGGCCTCCTACCCCCCGCTTTTTCGCGCATCCACCCCAAGTTCCGCACGCCGGTGCAGTCCAACCTCCTGCTGGGCGCGTTCATTGCCGTTTTCGCGGGCTTCGTGCCCATCACCATTGTGGGCGAAATGGTGAGCATCGGCACGCTGCTGGCCTTCGTGATGGTGTGCCTGGGAATTATTATTCTGCGCAAAACCGACCCCGACGCGCCGCGCAGCTTCCGCACGCCGTGGGTGCCGCTGGTGCCTATTCTGGGCATTATGACGTGCCTGATAATGATGGCCAGCCTGCCCTGGGAAACCTGGCTGCGCCTGGCCGTGTGGCTGGCCATCGGCTTGGCTATTTATTATGGCTACGGAAAAAAACACAGTAAATTGCGGCAGGCAGCCGAAAGAAAAATACTGGAATAA
- a CDS encoding RNA methyltransferase, with amino-acid sequence MTESLTTQQIDRIIEMAWEDRTPFEAIQAQFGLAEPAVIVLMRRELKPASWRRWRARVQGRATKHQAKSAVEGARFKSTLQRVITGNKISKRG; translated from the coding sequence ATGACCGAGTCCCTCACCACCCAGCAAATTGACCGCATCATTGAAATGGCCTGGGAAGACCGCACGCCCTTCGAGGCCATTCAGGCGCAGTTTGGTCTGGCCGAACCGGCAGTTATTGTCCTCATGCGCCGCGAGTTGAAACCTGCTTCCTGGCGCCGCTGGCGTGCCCGCGTGCAAGGCCGCGCCACCAAGCACCAAGCCAAAAGTGCCGTAGAAGGCGCCCGCTTTAAATCAACTTTGCAGCGGGTAATAACGGGCAATAAAATCTCGAAGCGGGGGTAA